Proteins encoded in a region of the Neodiprion lecontei isolate iyNeoLeco1 chromosome 5, iyNeoLeco1.1, whole genome shotgun sequence genome:
- the LOC107219385 gene encoding dolichyl-diphosphooligosaccharide--protein glycosyltransferase subunit 2, whose product MQTPMWLPLIASTLACVALSASVSPTSTSSFLSKADITRLKKVVEPGFELKDLATLHYAVIGYNLVGETIPKNAEACKFILSSVGDASGLSLENLYYAVTAWKGIGICQPLPNAAIIKTFAAVVEKESSTIPEVFYAVTGLSAVSQHLTEPAIVKLVKALQAALKKDDSILNLGYLFHIAAELGPAGSFAFERIEDAIVQADEVDGKYLQFEGGLSITSLVVKGAFQLSTNLKKKPPITSEQTVKFANYLLSRRSVQTSKGVVGLLAALSVLANNPFENPICIALADGGISVSSKQPLVSVKVCDILGRSLKTLPSVVANSATRVSDDVVVISKKAFQPLASDKTLYTMNLMEIKPERGVYKISVSAGSVSNIVTVKVLSEVVVDYLEIGTADADQTTQPKLSRVEYPKKLSSKIEADSQQKLVIRFLLKDSTSQKPIRVHQAFVRLYSVSNSGNSQGQEIIFVAEPDTGNVYKFDMDVGSTAGEFGHISGDYNIELIVGDAVLINSFQWNVAQITLKLPESQSAVQTSDEKSNLYKPKPEIKHMFREPEVRPSRVVSNLFTGLCLAPVLLLLILWAKLGVNISNFPLSLSAVIFHLGLGGIFALFGVFWLQLNMFVTLRYLLGIGVVTFLAGNKLLSQIASRKGR is encoded by the exons CATGCGTAGCCCTGTCAGCTTCGGTGTCGCCAACTTCAACCAGTTCCTTTTTGTCCAAGGCTGATATAACGAGACTAAAAAAGGTCGTCGAGCCTGGATTTGAGCTGAAGGATTTAGCCACTCTGCATTACGCTGTGATTGGCTATAATCTCGTGGGAGAAACAATACCAAAGAATGCT gaaGCCTGCAAGTTCATTTTGAGTTCAGTTGGAGACGCCAGTGGATTGTCGCTGGAGAATCTCTACTACGCTGTTACAGCTTGGAAAGGAATTGGGATATGCCAGCCGCTTCCAAATGCTGCGATTATAAAG ACGTTTGCTGCCGTTGTGGAAAAAGAGTCTTCGACCATACCTGAAGTTTTCTACGCCGTAACCGGACTCAGCGCTGTGTCCCAGCACCTCACCGAACCTGCAATAGTAAAATTGGTCAAGGCGCTTCAGGCTGCATTGAAAAAAGATGATAGCATTCTCAA CCTTGGGTACCTTTTCCACATTGCTGCTGAGCTCGGCCCTGCAGGTTCATTCGCTTTCGAACGTATCGAGGATGCCATTGTTCAGGCCGATGAAGTTGACGGCAAATACCTGCAATTTGAGGGTGGACTCTCCATCACCA GTCTCGTTGTGAAAGGTGCCTTCCAGTTATCgacaaatttgaagaaaaaaccacCAATAACTTCTGAACAGACTGTGAAGTTTGCAAACTATCTGCTGTCCCGTCGTTCAGTTCAGACAAGCAAAGGAGTCGTCGGTCTTCTTGCTGCTCTTAGCGTACTGGCCAATAATCCGTTTGAAAATCCGATCTGCATCGCACTGGCGGATGGTGGAATATCGGTTTCGTCGAAGCAACCGCTGGTCAGCGTCAAAGTTTGCGACATTCTTGGAAGATCCCTGAAAACTCTGCCATCGGTCGTTGCCAATTCTGCCACTAGAGTTAGTGACGATGTCGTTGTTATCAGCAAGAAGGCCTTCCAGCCTTTGGCTTCCGACAA AACTCTGTATACAATGAATCTCATGGAAATCAAACCGGAACGAGGAGTTTACAAGATCTCTGTATCCGCAGGATCCGTGTCCAACATTGTCACTGTCAAAGTACTGTCCGAAGTGGTCGTGGATTACCTTGAAATCGGCACTGCTGACGCTGATCAAACAACGCAGCCAAAATTGTCTCG AGTGGAATATCCGAAGAAGCTGAGTTCAAAAATCGAGGCAGATTCTCAGCAAAAACTGGTCATAAGATTCCTGCTGAAAGATTCCACGAGCCAGAAACCAATCAGAGTGCATCAAGCATTCGTGAGGCTTTATTCAGTGTCAAATTCCGGAAACAGTCAGGGTcaggaaattattttcgtcgCTGAACCGGACACTGGAAACGTTTACAAATTTGACATG GACGTTGGATCAACGGCTGGAGAATTTGGCCACATTAGTGGCGACTACAATATTGAATTGATAGTCGGTGATGCTGTGCTCATAAATTCGTTCCAGTGGAATGTGGCTCAGATTACACTAAAGCTGCCAGAATCGCAGAGCGCTGTTCAAACCAGCGACGAAAAGTCGAATCTGTACAAACCCAAGCCAGAAATCAAG CATATGTTCCGCGAACCTGAAGTTAGGCCGTCTCGCGTTGTCTCAAACTTATTTACTGGACTTTGCCTGGCGCCTGTTCTTCTGCTCCTCATTCTATGGGCAAAACTCGGAGTCAACATATCaaatttccctctttctctgAGCgctgttatttttcatttaggACTTGGAG GGATTTTTGCCCTCTTTGGAGTTTTCTGGCTTCAATTGAACATGTTCGTTACTCTAAGATACCTTTTGGGCATTGGTGTCGTAACTTTCCTAGCAGGAAATAAGCTCCTATCTCAAATCGCCAGTCGTAAGGGacgttaa
- the LOC124294421 gene encoding dynein regulatory complex subunit 2-like, producing MPPKSKPKGKQQKQQSAATNDKEEVTGGGGQRTTKKKSKGSKAEKKAAKLRAAEERENLLKTERLRQEIERGNLNAKRFSKPWRDMVMSIKMPQIKEDLEVAWHTFDRAIDVKNYSISLLLDELEKAEEQYQMNERAHLETIGCLMKTYKERLSSEDKNYQAELQKMIDVAFEETEAVALKQNDDEVYIQAVIYAMEQRLEILMKSVMGATISKVGEAEDDNRNTRRVAKFILEKSYHALWEQYVANLVKYQADTENMRRDYNVIKEKDDKARSIIARQISHTASLFESIRKMKDKIHAYKVTAGKSISEIIAERDFFNEAYWTVKTRFMSEQTADREALKIITAEFNATSTHLKRILTKGENLLSLVQICRKYETPEEIVLPFKPSIALDDYPEDFIADFGWERSHAVMEQYRNLELFWRRVGHAKIVSKQLRLERDKLRDEGRCLKQCLKHCIAERSVGNEESGRIAELEITTGKPVVIEASLCKFK from the exons ATGCCACCAAAAAGTAAACCAAAA GGTAAACAGCAAAAGCAGCAAAGTGCGGCGACAAATGATAAAGAGGAAGTGACGGGAGGTGGAGGGCAGAGGACGACAAAGAAGAAGAGCAAAGGCAGCAAAGCGGAAAAAAAAGCAGCTAAGCTTCGAGCTGCTGAAGAGAgggaaaatttattaaaaacggAACGTCTCAGGCAGGAAATTGAACGTGGAAATTTGAACGCGAAACGGTTTTCGAAACCCTGGCGCGACATGGTGATGAGCATTAAAATGCCCCAGATCAAAGAAGACCTCGAAGTCGCTTGGCACACATTCGACCGCGCAATCGACGTGAAAAATTACAG CATTTCCCTGCTTCTCGACGAGTTGGAAAAGGCTGAGGAGCAGTACCAGATGAACGAGCGGGCGCATCTCGAGACAATCGGTTGTCTCATGAAAACGTACAAGGAGCGGCTGAGCAGTGAAGATAAAAACTATCAGGCCGAACTGCAGAAGATGATCGACGTGGCGTTCGAGGAAACCGAGGCCGTCGCCCTCAAGCAAAACGACGACGAGGTTTACATTCAGGCCGTGATCTACGCGATGGAACAGCGCCTAGAGATCCTCATGAAGTCCGTCATGGGCGCGACCATCAGCAAGGTCGGCGAGGCCGAAGACGATAATCGGAACACGAGACGAGTCGCGAAATTcattttggaaaaaagttaTCACGCTCTTTGGGAGCAGTACGTCGCTAATTTGGTCAAGTATCAGGCCG aCACCGAGAATATGCGTAGGGATTACAACGTGATCAAGGAAAAGGACGACAAAGCAAGATCGATAATAGCGAGACAAATATCGCACACGGCAAGTCTTTTCGAATCAATTCGCAAAATGAAGGATAAGATACACGCGTACAAAGTGACCGCCGGAAAATCGATCTCCGAAATAATAGCGGAGAgagattttttcaacgaagCTTACTGGACCGTGAAAACACGCTTCATGTCCG AGCAAACGGCTGACCGAGAAGCTCTGAAAATCATCACCGCCGAATTCAACGCGACATCTACGCATCTGAAGCGTATTTTGACGAAgggtgaaaatttgttgagTCTAGTGCAAATTTGTCGCAAATACGAAACACCGGAAGAAATAGTCTTGCCTTTCAAACCTTCCATTGCGCTTGACGACTATCCGGAAGATTTTATAGCCGATTTTGGATGGGAGAGAAGCCACGCG GTAATGGAACAGTACCGGAACCTCGAGTTGTTTTGGCGCAGAGTTGGACACGCGAAAATAGTCAGCAAGCAGTTACGTTTAGAGCGTGATAAGCTGCGAGACGAGGGAAGATGTCTCAAACAATGCTTGAAACATTGCATAGCCGAGAGATCGGTGGGAAACGAGGAGTCGGGAAGAATCGCGGAGCTTGAGATTACCACAGGAAAGCCTGTGGTCATTGAGGCCAGCCTGTGCAAATTCAAATGA